A genome region from Bacillaceae bacterium IKA-2 includes the following:
- a CDS encoding DUF1284 domain-containing protein → MEDKRTLRGHHLLCVHGFQGMGYSPEFVKLMASIVDDIRDTEKDFSISVVANLDDACGACPHNGGLICIASEGSDEHVKTMDENVIEHLQLKKGESYRKSDLIELTAKMVEPDDLDLLCKDCSWLPYGVCKEGIATLAAQYRKDGNRVGKTK, encoded by the coding sequence ATGGAAGATAAACGAACGCTACGAGGCCACCATTTATTATGTGTCCATGGCTTTCAAGGAATGGGGTATAGCCCAGAGTTTGTTAAACTAATGGCATCGATCGTTGATGATATAAGAGACACAGAGAAAGACTTTTCAATCAGTGTTGTCGCTAATTTAGATGATGCATGTGGTGCTTGCCCACATAATGGTGGTCTGATTTGTATCGCAAGCGAAGGGTCCGATGAACATGTCAAAACGATGGATGAGAATGTAATTGAACACCTTCAATTAAAAAAAGGGGAATCTTATCGCAAAAGTGACCTAATCGAGTTAACAGCAAAGATGGTAGAGCCAGATGATTTAGATCTATTATGCAAAGATTGTAGTTGGCTACCATATGGAGTTTGTAAAGAAGGGATTGCAACTTTAGCAGCCCAGTACAGAAAGGACGGTAATCGTGTTGGAAAAACTAAATGA